One Spirochaeta africana DSM 8902 genomic window carries:
- a CDS encoding glycosyltransferase, whose translation MTIAVFSDTYLPSHNGVVTSLRQQCADLTAAGVRVVLVVPAAPGSDSGWPAAAVISVPSVRLSRDGQIRLGLPLPGRLLRKLRGFGITAVHTHTEFSLGLLGRWAASRLSVPWLHTCHTDWDSYRHYLPWLGRHLPIGMLQHRFLKPARCCLVPSAKAAQLVSRRYPTERIRVIPNRIAGYPGHPAPRQQLCSRYGIPVDARIILYAGRIAPEKRVLQLCRALAPHLQAEDGPWLVFAGGGPQLPQLRAEIRRRGIGSRTVCTGWQPHEVMLDWYRTARVFCTVSLSEMHPMTVIEAAQAGLPIVARRDPAIQPGLDAAADRVFAAVNPDAGIETGITGTPDGTVSAGIAGTDGQDEPDWPQGVRPWACIDDEQAAVAARALCGDLSTECWEFARLVSLAYADNGRAAGTLLLAALREALVDRDQAVGECR comes from the coding sequence ATGACAATAGCCGTGTTCAGCGATACCTACCTCCCGAGTCACAACGGCGTGGTAACCAGCCTGCGCCAGCAGTGTGCCGACCTGACCGCGGCCGGGGTTCGGGTGGTGCTGGTAGTCCCGGCAGCGCCCGGCAGCGATTCGGGCTGGCCGGCGGCTGCGGTAATCAGCGTTCCTTCCGTCCGGCTGAGTCGTGACGGGCAGATCCGACTGGGATTGCCGCTGCCCGGCAGGCTGTTACGAAAGCTGCGCGGGTTTGGCATTACGGCGGTGCATACCCATACCGAGTTCAGTCTGGGGCTGCTGGGGCGATGGGCTGCCTCCCGGCTCTCGGTCCCCTGGCTGCATACCTGTCACACCGACTGGGACAGCTACCGCCATTATCTTCCCTGGCTTGGACGCCATCTGCCCATCGGCATGCTGCAGCATCGGTTCCTGAAACCGGCCCGGTGCTGCCTTGTGCCTTCGGCCAAGGCGGCGCAGCTTGTCTCCCGGCGCTATCCGACAGAGCGCATCCGGGTAATACCGAACCGGATTGCCGGGTACCCAGGGCATCCGGCTCCACGGCAGCAGCTGTGCAGTCGCTACGGGATACCGGTGGATGCCAGGATCATCCTGTATGCCGGACGGATAGCGCCAGAAAAACGGGTGCTGCAGCTGTGTCGGGCGCTCGCGCCCCATCTGCAGGCAGAAGATGGGCCCTGGCTGGTGTTTGCCGGGGGCGGCCCGCAGCTGCCGCAGCTTCGCGCCGAGATACGTCGTCGGGGGATCGGTTCGCGAACAGTCTGTACCGGATGGCAGCCGCATGAGGTCATGTTGGACTGGTATCGCACTGCCCGGGTGTTTTGTACTGTATCGCTCAGCGAGATGCATCCCATGACGGTTATCGAGGCAGCACAGGCCGGGCTGCCGATTGTCGCCCGTCGGGATCCGGCAATACAGCCAGGGCTTGATGCGGCAGCCGATCGGGTGTTTGCCGCAGTCAATCCCGACGCTGGCATTGAGACTGGCATCACGGGCACCCCGGATGGCACTGTTAGCGCTGGTATTGCTGGCACAGACGGGCAGGACGAACCGGATTGGCCCCAGGGGGTGCGCCCCTGGGCCTGTATCGACGACGAGCAGGCAGCTGTCGCAGCCCGGGCGTTATGTGGTGATCTATCGACAGAGTGTTGGGAGTTTGCCCGGCTGGTGTCGCTGGCGTATGCAGACAACGGGCGTGCAGCCGGTACCCTGCTGTTAGCGGCGCTTCGGGAGGCCCTGGTAGACCGTGACCAGGCGGTCGGTGAGTGCCGCTGA
- a CDS encoding putative glycoside hydrolase, which translates to MKRIAASVGMLLLASSALFATDAAAENIRYRTAPGAGIEVSLDGGESFQARNSGIPLRVVYPFDNNEHRTITAIGIDPGNPRRVAIATADQAFFSDTAGTEWDVLPLPQNLNRNSNITAIVPSPHSSQAFLLGTSFTGFYETRDGGQSWDHVTDNSAFDFKRRGAGFAEEISGLAYDPDSANTVYFELGFGGGVFRTARSGNSAPFNQVDQISYDDPALAAVYDVLPADRYRDRPLILSGMQRRPARSTPEKQQRLELAGNRTGIFLNPHQAQSPRLENHIEFMLEHGMNSVVVDFKDDVGWLTYNSELPKAHEIRSVFPRFDAAELIATLHEHDIYVIARVVVFKDNRLFAYDDNRYAVWDRVDDRPWGDYRTRTEDDGSETTFIREHWVDTFSEDVWRYNIDVALELEALGVDEIQFDYIRFPSDGPVSRMEHRFSRPGMRRVDALSSFLRMARQELTIPVGVDVFGFNAWYRTGYLGQDLEMLSEYVDVVSPMSYPSHFSRDFHREMSYFDRAEFIYDEGSRRAVEMVGESVLIRPYVQAFLIGGELNYNREEYTEYLHRQLDGTLASPASGFTLWNMSGRYYMVTEPLLPYTQPGVRAGGN; encoded by the coding sequence ATGAAACGAATTGCTGCATCAGTTGGAATGCTGCTGCTTGCATCATCGGCGCTGTTCGCCACCGATGCCGCGGCAGAGAACATTCGCTATCGCACCGCTCCTGGTGCCGGTATAGAGGTCTCCCTGGACGGGGGTGAATCATTTCAGGCTCGCAACAGCGGCATCCCGCTGCGTGTTGTCTATCCATTTGACAATAATGAGCATCGCACCATTACCGCAATCGGCATCGATCCCGGCAATCCGCGACGGGTGGCAATTGCTACCGCCGACCAGGCGTTTTTCAGCGATACGGCCGGCACCGAGTGGGATGTCCTGCCGTTGCCGCAGAACCTGAACCGCAACAGCAATATCACCGCGATTGTCCCATCGCCGCACAGCAGCCAGGCATTCCTGCTGGGCACCAGCTTTACCGGGTTTTACGAAACCCGCGACGGCGGTCAGAGCTGGGATCATGTAACCGACAACTCGGCATTCGACTTCAAACGCCGCGGCGCCGGTTTTGCCGAGGAAATCAGCGGGCTTGCATACGACCCGGATTCTGCCAACACCGTGTATTTCGAGCTGGGCTTTGGCGGAGGGGTTTTTCGCACCGCACGTTCCGGCAACTCGGCGCCCTTCAACCAGGTGGATCAGATCTCGTACGATGATCCCGCTCTTGCTGCAGTATACGACGTACTCCCGGCCGATCGCTACCGGGATCGGCCACTGATCCTCAGCGGTATGCAGCGCCGACCGGCCCGCTCAACACCGGAAAAACAGCAGCGACTGGAACTGGCCGGCAATCGCACCGGGATTTTTCTGAACCCCCACCAGGCCCAGTCTCCCAGACTCGAAAACCATATCGAGTTCATGCTGGAGCATGGTATGAACTCGGTGGTAGTCGATTTCAAGGATGATGTCGGCTGGCTGACCTATAACAGCGAACTGCCAAAGGCCCATGAAATCCGTTCGGTTTTTCCCCGCTTCGATGCAGCAGAGCTGATTGCAACCCTGCATGAGCATGATATCTATGTGATTGCACGGGTTGTGGTGTTCAAGGATAATCGCCTGTTTGCCTACGACGACAACCGCTATGCCGTCTGGGATCGGGTTGATGATCGCCCCTGGGGTGACTACCGTACCCGCACCGAGGATGACGGCAGCGAAACCACCTTTATCCGCGAGCACTGGGTCGACACGTTCTCTGAGGATGTCTGGCGCTACAACATAGATGTCGCGCTGGAGCTTGAGGCACTGGGTGTTGATGAGATCCAGTTTGATTATATCCGGTTTCCCAGCGACGGACCGGTCAGCCGAATGGAGCACCGCTTCTCGCGACCTGGCATGCGCCGGGTTGATGCCCTGAGCTCCTTCCTTCGGATGGCACGACAGGAGCTTACCATTCCGGTCGGGGTAGATGTATTCGGCTTCAACGCCTGGTACCGAACCGGCTACCTCGGACAGGACCTGGAGATGTTGAGTGAGTATGTCGATGTCGTCAGCCCCATGTCGTACCCCAGCCATTTCAGCCGCGACTTTCACCGGGAGATGAGCTACTTCGACCGGGCGGAGTTTATCTACGACGAGGGATCCCGACGTGCGGTAGAGATGGTGGGCGAAAGCGTCCTGATCCGCCCCTATGTGCAGGCCTTCCTGATCGGCGGCGAGCTGAACTACAATCGGGAGGAATACACCGAGTACCTCCACCGACAGCTGGACGGCACCCTTGCCAGCCCTGCCTCGGGATTTACCCTGTGGAACATGAGCGGCCGGTACTACATGGTTACCGAACCACTGCTGCCCTACACGCAGCCGGGCGTACGCGCCGGCGGAAACTGA